In Rattus norvegicus strain BN/NHsdMcwi chromosome 1, GRCr8, whole genome shotgun sequence, a genomic segment contains:
- the Gdpd3 gene encoding lysophospholipase D GDPD3 yields the protein MIPLVYFVLPTLGSYVILSIFFLRRPHLLHTPWAPGFSIRLAAHRGGSGERLENTMEAIENSMAQRADLLEFDCQLTRDGVVVVSHDKNLSRQSGLNKDINTLDFAQLPLYKEELEIYFSPGHFAHGSDRHMISLEDVFQKFPRTPMCLEIKEKNEELIHKVANMARRFNRNEITIWTSEKNSIMKRCKAANPEMPTAFTIWRSFWILLLYYLGLLPFVSIPEKFFFCFLPTIINRTYFPFSCGWMNKLSATVTKWAIMRKSLIQYLQDRGVQVLFWCLNEESDFEVAFSLGANGVMTDYPTALRHYLDKQEQRDSASSV from the exons ATGATCCCCCTCGTGTACTTCGTTCTGCCCACCCTGGGCAGCTATGTAattctctccatcttcttcctgCGCCGACCTCACCTGCTGCACACACCCTGGGCTCCAGGGTTCTCCATCCGCCTGGCTGCACACCGTGGAG GGTCTGGGGAGCGGCTGGAGAACACCATGGAGGCAATAGAGAA TTCCATGGCCCAGAGAGCAGATCTCTTGGAATTTGACTGCCAGCTCACCCGAGATGGCGTGGTGGTAGTGTCACACGACAAAAACCTGTCCCGCCAGTCAGGCCTAAATAAGGATATAAACACCCTGGACTTTGCG CAACTGCCCCTCTACAAGGAAGAACTGGAGATTTACTTCTCGCCAG GCCATTTTGCTCACGGGTCAGACCGGCACATGATTAGTTTGGAGGATGTATTCCAGAAATTTCCAAGGACTCCCATGTGCTTGgagatcaaagaaaaaaatgaagaactcATTCACAAG GTAGCCAACATGGCGAGGCGCTTTAACCGAAACGAGATTACTATTTGGACTTCAGAGAAGAACTCAATCATGAAGAGATGCAAGGCTGCC AACCCTGAGATGCCCACGGCCTTCACAATATGGCGATCATTCTGGATACTGCTGCTCTACTACCTGGGGCTACTGCCTTTTGTCTCCATCCCTGagaagtttttcttctgtttcctgccCACCATCATCAACAG GACTTACTTTCCATTTTCCTGTGGATGGATGAACAAACTGTCGGCTACAGTTACAAAATG GGCCATCATGAGGAAAAGTCTGATCCAATACTTGCAGGACCGAGGGGTACAG GTGCTATTTTGGTGCCTTAATGAAGAATCAGATTTTGAAGTGGCCTTCAGCTTGGGAGCCAATGGCGTCATGACTGATTACCCCACAGCCCTAAGACACTACCTGGACAAGCAGGAACAAAGAGACTCAGCCTCCTCAGTCTGA
- the Ypel3 gene encoding protein yippee-like 3 isoform X1, which yields MQPEASSALGSLCSPWAAPRVGPLPLAPAMVRISKPKTFQAYLDDCHRRYSCAHCRAHLANHDDLISKSFQGSQGRAYLFNSVVNVGCGPAEERVLLTGLHAVADIHCENCKTTLGWKYEQAFESSQKYKEGKYIIELNHMIKDNGWD from the exons ATGCAACCAGAGGCCTCCTCA GCACTGGGCTCCCTCTGCTCCCCGTGGGCCGCTCCCCGCGTGGGGCCACTGCCCTTGGCCCCCGCCATGGTGCGGATTTCAAAGCCCAAGACGTTTCAGGCCTACTTGGATGATTGTCACCGGAGGTACAGCTGTGCCCACTGCCGTGCTCACCTGGCCAACCACGACGACCTCATCTCCAAG TccttccagggcagtcaggggcGTGCCTACCTCTTCAACTCTGT GGTGAATGTGGGTTGTGGGCCAGCAGAAGAGCGGGTGCTGCTGACAGGTCTTCATGCTGTCGCTGACATCCACTGCGAGAACTGCAAGACCACTCTGGGCTGGAAATAT gAGCAAGCCTTTGAGAGCAGCCAGAAATACAAGGAGGGGAAGTACATCATTGAACTCAACCACATGATCAAAGACAACGGCTGGGACTGA
- the Ypel3 gene encoding protein yippee-like 3 isoform X2: MVRISKPKTFQAYLDDCHRRYSCAHCRAHLANHDDLISKSFQGSQGRAYLFNSVVNVGCGPAEERVLLTGLHAVADIHCENCKTTLGWKYEQAFESSQKYKEGKYIIELNHMIKDNGWD, translated from the exons ATGGTGCGGATTTCAAAGCCCAAGACGTTTCAGGCCTACTTGGATGATTGTCACCGGAGGTACAGCTGTGCCCACTGCCGTGCTCACCTGGCCAACCACGACGACCTCATCTCCAAG TccttccagggcagtcaggggcGTGCCTACCTCTTCAACTCTGT GGTGAATGTGGGTTGTGGGCCAGCAGAAGAGCGGGTGCTGCTGACAGGTCTTCATGCTGTCGCTGACATCCACTGCGAGAACTGCAAGACCACTCTGGGCTGGAAATAT gAGCAAGCCTTTGAGAGCAGCCAGAAATACAAGGAGGGGAAGTACATCATTGAACTCAACCACATGATCAAAGACAACGGCTGGGACTGA
- the Ypel3 gene encoding protein yippee-like 3 isoform X3 — protein sequence MIVTGGTAVPTAVLTWPTTTTSSPRVNVGCGPAEERVLLTGLHAVADIHCENCKTTLGWKYEQAFESSQKYKEGKYIIELNHMIKDNGWD from the exons ATGATTGTCACCGGAGGTACAGCTGTGCCCACTGCCGTGCTCACCTGGCCAACCACGACGACCTCATCTCCAAG GGTGAATGTGGGTTGTGGGCCAGCAGAAGAGCGGGTGCTGCTGACAGGTCTTCATGCTGTCGCTGACATCCACTGCGAGAACTGCAAGACCACTCTGGGCTGGAAATAT gAGCAAGCCTTTGAGAGCAGCCAGAAATACAAGGAGGGGAAGTACATCATTGAACTCAACCACATGATCAAAGACAACGGCTGGGACTGA
- the Tbx6 gene encoding T-box transcription factor TBX6, translated as MYHPRELYPSLGTGYRLGHPQPGADSTFPPALTEGYRYPDLDTSKLDCFLSGIEAAPHTLAAPPPLPLLPSALGPETAPPPPEALHSLPGVSLSLENQELWKEFSAVGTEMIITKAGRRMFPACRVSVTGLDPEARYLFLLDVVPVDGARYRWQGQHWEPSGKAEPRLPDRVYIHPDSPATGAHWMRQPVSFHRVKLTNSTLDPHGHLILHSMHKYQPRIHLVRATQLCSQHWGGVASFRFPETTFISVTAYQNPRITQLKIAANPFAKGFRENGRNCKRERDARVKRKLRGPEPVATEACGSGDTPGGPCDSTLGGDIRDSDPEPAPTPQEAASASAPPCGGPSAEAYLLHPAAFHGAPSHLPARTPSFPEAPDPGRPAPYSAAFLELQPGPGSSAYQTTPSVTPFAPHFIQGAPFPLPYPGPGGYLDMGSKQMY; from the exons ATGTACCATCCACGAGAGTTATACCCCTCTCTGGGGACTGGCTACCGTCTGGGACACCCCCAGCCTGGGGCAGACTCAACCTTCCCACCTGCCCTGACAGAGGGCTACCGCTACCCTG ATTTGGATACTTCTAAACTGGATTGCTTCCTCTCTGGGATTGAGGCAGCTCCCCACACTCTGGCTGCACCCCCTCCTTTGCCCCTTCTCCCATCTGCTCTGGGCCCTGAGACAGCACCGCCACCCCCAGAGGCCCTTCACTCGCTTCCTGGGGTCAGCCTGAGCTTGGAGAACCAGGAACTGTGGAAGGAATTCAGCGCTGTGGGAACAGAGATGATCATCACCAAGGCTGGCAG GCGTATGTTCCCTGCTTGCCGAGTATCAGTCACAGGCCTGGACCCGGAGGCCCGGTACTTGTTCCTTCTGGATGTGGTTCCAGTGGATGGGGCCCGATACCGCTGGCAGGGCCAGCACTGGGAGCCCAGTGGCAAGGCTGAGCCCCGCCTACCCGACCGTGTCTACATTCACCCTGATTCTCCTGCCACTGGTGCCCACTGGATGCGGCAGCCCGTATCCTTCCACCGTGTTAAGCTCACCAACAGCACGCTGGACCCCCATGGCCAC CTGATCTTGCATTCCATGCACAAGTACCAGCCTCGCATTCACCTGGTGAGAGCCACCCAACTCTGCAGCCAACACTGGGGGGGTGTGGCCTCCTTCCGATTTCCTGAGACCACATTCATCTCAGTGACAGCCTACCAGAACCCTAGG ATCACACAGCTGAAGATCGCAGCCAATCCCTTTGCCAAAGGTTTCCGAGAAAATGGCAGAAACTGTAAGAG GGAGCGGGATGCCCGTGTGAAGAGGAAACTCCGGGGCCCAGAGCCAGTGGCCACAGAGGCctgtgggagtgggg atacaccagggGGTCCCTGTGACTCCACCCTGGGTGGGGATATTCGAGATTCAGATCCAGAGCCGGCTCCTACCCCCCAGGAAgctgcttctgcctcagctcctccaTGTGGGGGCCCCAGTGCTGAGGCCTACCTCCTGCACCCTGCAGCTTTTCATGGGGCCCCCAGTCATCTACCAGCCAG GACCCCCAGCTTCCCTGAGGCTCCAGACCCTGGGCGCCCAGCCCCCTACTCAGCTGCATTCCTGGAGCTACAGCCTGGACCGGGGAGCTCTGCTTATCAAACGACCCCATCTGTAACACCCTTTGCCCCTCACTTTATTCAAGGGGCCCCCTTCCCTCTACCATACCCAGGACCTGGAGGATATCTGGACATGGGATCCAAGCAAATGTACTGA
- the Tbx6 gene encoding T-box transcription factor TBX6 isoform X1, whose amino-acid sequence MYHPRELYPSLGTGYRLGHPQPGADSTFPPALTEGYRYPDLDTSKLDCFLSGIEAAPHTLAAPPPLPLLPSALGPETAPPPPEALHSLPGVSLSLENQELWKEFSAVGTEMIITKAGRRMFPACRVSVTGLDPEARYLFLLDVVPVDGARYRWQGQHWEPSGKAEPRLPDRVYIHPDSPATGAHWMRQPVSFHRVKLTNSTLDPHGHLILHSMHKYQPRIHLVRATQLCSQHWGGVASFRFPETTFISVTAYQNPRITQLKIAANPFAKGFRENGRNCKRERDARVKRKLRGPEPVATEACGSGGECCPGGMGPNLRKGASPSQPVLSVSSDTPGGPCDSTLGGDIRDSDPEPAPTPQEAASASAPPCGGPSAEAYLLHPAAFHGAPSHLPARTPSFPEAPDPGRPAPYSAAFLELQPGPGSSAYQTTPSVTPFAPHFIQGAPFPLPYPGPGGYLDMGSKQMY is encoded by the exons ATGTACCATCCACGAGAGTTATACCCCTCTCTGGGGACTGGCTACCGTCTGGGACACCCCCAGCCTGGGGCAGACTCAACCTTCCCACCTGCCCTGACAGAGGGCTACCGCTACCCTG ATTTGGATACTTCTAAACTGGATTGCTTCCTCTCTGGGATTGAGGCAGCTCCCCACACTCTGGCTGCACCCCCTCCTTTGCCCCTTCTCCCATCTGCTCTGGGCCCTGAGACAGCACCGCCACCCCCAGAGGCCCTTCACTCGCTTCCTGGGGTCAGCCTGAGCTTGGAGAACCAGGAACTGTGGAAGGAATTCAGCGCTGTGGGAACAGAGATGATCATCACCAAGGCTGGCAG GCGTATGTTCCCTGCTTGCCGAGTATCAGTCACAGGCCTGGACCCGGAGGCCCGGTACTTGTTCCTTCTGGATGTGGTTCCAGTGGATGGGGCCCGATACCGCTGGCAGGGCCAGCACTGGGAGCCCAGTGGCAAGGCTGAGCCCCGCCTACCCGACCGTGTCTACATTCACCCTGATTCTCCTGCCACTGGTGCCCACTGGATGCGGCAGCCCGTATCCTTCCACCGTGTTAAGCTCACCAACAGCACGCTGGACCCCCATGGCCAC CTGATCTTGCATTCCATGCACAAGTACCAGCCTCGCATTCACCTGGTGAGAGCCACCCAACTCTGCAGCCAACACTGGGGGGGTGTGGCCTCCTTCCGATTTCCTGAGACCACATTCATCTCAGTGACAGCCTACCAGAACCCTAGG ATCACACAGCTGAAGATCGCAGCCAATCCCTTTGCCAAAGGTTTCCGAGAAAATGGCAGAAACTGTAAGAG GGAGCGGGATGCCCGTGTGAAGAGGAAACTCCGGGGCCCAGAGCCAGTGGCCACAGAGGCctgtgggagtgggggtgagTGCTGTCCTGGTGGCATGGGGCCAAACCTGAGAAAAGGAGCCTCCCCTAGCCAACCTGTGCTTTCTgtctcttcagatacaccagggGGTCCCTGTGACTCCACCCTGGGTGGGGATATTCGAGATTCAGATCCAGAGCCGGCTCCTACCCCCCAGGAAgctgcttctgcctcagctcctccaTGTGGGGGCCCCAGTGCTGAGGCCTACCTCCTGCACCCTGCAGCTTTTCATGGGGCCCCCAGTCATCTACCAGCCAG GACCCCCAGCTTCCCTGAGGCTCCAGACCCTGGGCGCCCAGCCCCCTACTCAGCTGCATTCCTGGAGCTACAGCCTGGACCGGGGAGCTCTGCTTATCAAACGACCCCATCTGTAACACCCTTTGCCCCTCACTTTATTCAAGGGGCCCCCTTCCCTCTACCATACCCAGGACCTGGAGGATATCTGGACATGGGATCCAAGCAAATGTACTGA
- the Tbx6 gene encoding T-box transcription factor TBX6 isoform X2 encodes MYHPRELYPSLGTGYRLGHPQPGADSTFPPALTEGYRYPDLDTSKLDCFLSGIEAAPHTLAAPPPLPLLPSALGPETAPPPPEALHSLPGVSLSLENQELWKEFSAVGTEMIITKAGRRMFPACRVSVTGLDPEARYLFLLDVVPVDGARYRWQGQHWEPSGKAEPRLPDRVYIHPDSPATGAHWMRQPVSFHRVKLTNSTLDPHGHLILHSMHKYQPRIHLVRATQLCSQHWGGVASFRFPETTFISVTAYQNPRITQLKIAANPFAKGFRENGRNCKRVPKGEMAGTW; translated from the exons ATGTACCATCCACGAGAGTTATACCCCTCTCTGGGGACTGGCTACCGTCTGGGACACCCCCAGCCTGGGGCAGACTCAACCTTCCCACCTGCCCTGACAGAGGGCTACCGCTACCCTG ATTTGGATACTTCTAAACTGGATTGCTTCCTCTCTGGGATTGAGGCAGCTCCCCACACTCTGGCTGCACCCCCTCCTTTGCCCCTTCTCCCATCTGCTCTGGGCCCTGAGACAGCACCGCCACCCCCAGAGGCCCTTCACTCGCTTCCTGGGGTCAGCCTGAGCTTGGAGAACCAGGAACTGTGGAAGGAATTCAGCGCTGTGGGAACAGAGATGATCATCACCAAGGCTGGCAG GCGTATGTTCCCTGCTTGCCGAGTATCAGTCACAGGCCTGGACCCGGAGGCCCGGTACTTGTTCCTTCTGGATGTGGTTCCAGTGGATGGGGCCCGATACCGCTGGCAGGGCCAGCACTGGGAGCCCAGTGGCAAGGCTGAGCCCCGCCTACCCGACCGTGTCTACATTCACCCTGATTCTCCTGCCACTGGTGCCCACTGGATGCGGCAGCCCGTATCCTTCCACCGTGTTAAGCTCACCAACAGCACGCTGGACCCCCATGGCCAC CTGATCTTGCATTCCATGCACAAGTACCAGCCTCGCATTCACCTGGTGAGAGCCACCCAACTCTGCAGCCAACACTGGGGGGGTGTGGCCTCCTTCCGATTTCCTGAGACCACATTCATCTCAGTGACAGCCTACCAGAACCCTAGG ATCACACAGCTGAAGATCGCAGCCAATCCCTTTGCCAAAGGTTTCCGAGAAAATGGCAGAAACTGTAAGAG GGTGCCTAAGGGTGAAATGGCTGGCACCTGGTAA
- the Ppp4c gene encoding serine/threonine-protein phosphatase 4 catalytic subunit isoform X1, with product MAEISDLDRQIEQLRRCELIKESEVKALCAKAREILVEESNVQRVDSPVTVCGDIHGQFYDLKELFRVGGDVPETNYLFMGDFVDRGFYSVETFLLLLALKVRYPDRITLIRGNHESRQITQVYGFYDECLRKYGSVTVWRYCTEIFDYLSLSAIIDGKIFCVHGGLSPSIQTLDQIRTIDRKQEVPHDGPMCDLLWSDPEDTTGWGVSPRGAGYLFGSDVVAQFNAANDIDMICRAHQLVMEGYKWHFNETVLTVWSAPNYCYRCGNVAAILELDEHLQKDFIIFEAAPQETRGIPSKKPVADYFL from the exons ATGGCGGAAATCAGCGACCTGGACCGGCAGATCGAGCAGCTGCGGCGCTGCGAACTTATCAAAGAGAGCGAAGTCAAGGCCCTGTGCGCTAAGGCCAG AGAGATCTTGGTAGAAGAGAGCAACGTGCAGAGGGTGGACTCGCCAGTCACA GTATGCGGTGACATCCACGGACAATTCTATGACCTCAAGGAGCTGTTCAGA GTAGGTGGCGATGTCCCTGAGACCAACTACCTCTTCATGGGAGACTTTGTGGACCGTGGTTTCTACAGTGTTGaaaccttcctcctcctgctggcTCTTAAG GTTCGATATCCTGACCGAATCACTTTGATCCGGGGCAATCATGAGAGTCGCCAGATTACCCAGGTCTATGGGTTCTATGATGAGTGCTTACGGAAATATGGTTCAGTGACTGTATGGCGCTACTGTACTGAGATCTTTGACTACCTCAGCCTGTCTGCCATCATTGATGGCAAG ATCTTCTGTGTGCATGGAGGTCTTTCCCCTTCTATCCAGACCTTGGACCAGATCCGGACAATTGACCGAAAGCAAGAGGTACCCCATGATGGACCCATGTGTGACCTCCTGTGGTCTGACCCTGAAG ACACAACAGGCTGGGGAGTGAGCCCCCGTGGGGCAGGCTACCTGTTTGGCAGTGATGTGGTCGCCCAGTTCAATGCAGCCAACGACATTGATATGATCTGCCGTGCCCACCAATTGGTGATGGAAGGTTACAAGTGGCACTTCAATGAGACGGTGCTTACTGTGTGGTCAGCGCCTAATTACTGCTACCG CTGTGGGAATGTGGCAGCCATCTTAGAACTGGATGAGCACCTCCAGAAAGATTTCATCATCTTCGAGGCTGCACCCCAAGAGACACGTGGCATCCCCTCCAAAAAGCCAGTGGCTGACTATTTCCTGTGA
- the Ppp4c gene encoding serine/threonine-protein phosphatase 4 catalytic subunit (The RefSeq protein has 1 substitution compared to this genomic sequence) → MAEISDLDRQIEQLRRCELIKESEVKALCAKAREILVEESNVQRVDSPVTVCGDIHGQFYDLKELFRVGGDVPETNYLFMGDFVDRGFYSVETFLLLLALKVRYPDRITLIRGNHESRQITQVYGFYDECLRKYGSVTVWRYCTEIFDYLSLSAIIDGKIFCVHGGLSPSIQTLDQIRTIDRKQEVPHDGPMCDLLWSDPEDTTGWGVSPRGAGYLFGSDVVAQFNAANDIDMTCRAHQLVMEGYKWHFNETVLTVWSAPNYCYRCGNVAAILELDEHLQKDFIIFEAAPQETRGIPSKKPVADYFL, encoded by the exons ATGGCGGAAATCAGCGACCTGGACCGGCAGATCGAGCAGCTGCGGCGCTGCGAACTTATCAAAGAGAGCGAAGTCAAGGCCCTGTGCGCTAAGGCCAG AGAGATCTTGGTAGAAGAGAGCAACGTGCAGAGGGTGGACTCGCCAGTCACA GTATGCGGTGACATCCACGGACAATTCTATGACCTCAAGGAGCTGTTCAGA GTAGGTGGCGATGTCCCTGAGACCAACTACCTCTTCATGGGAGACTTTGTGGACCGTGGTTTCTACAGTGTTGaaaccttcctcctcctgctggcTCTTAAG GTTCGATATCCTGACCGAATCACTTTGATCCGGGGCAATCATGAGAGTCGCCAGATTACCCAGGTCTATGGGTTCTATGATGAGTGCTTACGGAAATATGGTTCAGTGACTGTATGGCGCTACTGTACTGAGATCTTTGACTACCTCAGCCTGTCTGCCATCATTGATGGCAAG ATCTTCTGTGTGCATGGAGGTCTTTCCCCTTCTATCCAGACCTTGGACCAGATCCGGACAATTGACCGAAAGCAAGAGGTACCCCATGATGGACCCATGTGTGACCTCCTGTGGTCTGACCCTGAAG ACACAACAGGCTGGGGAGTGAGCCCCCGTGGGGCAGGCTACCTGTTTGGCAGTGATGTGGTCGCCCAGTTCAATGCAGCCAACGACATTGATATGATCTGCCGTGCCCACCAATTGGTGATGGAAGGTTACAAGTGGCACTTCAATGAGACGGTGCTTACTGTGTGGTCAGCGCCTAATTACTGCTACCG CTGTGGGAATGTGGCAGCCATCTTAGAACTGGATGAGCACCTCCAGAAAGATTTCATCATCTTCGAGGCTGCACCCCAAGAGACACGTGGCATCCCCTCCAAAAAGCCAGTGGCTGACTATTTCCTGTGA
- the Ppp4c gene encoding serine/threonine-protein phosphatase 4 catalytic subunit isoform X2: MGDFVDRGFYSVETFLLLLALKVRYPDRITLIRGNHESRQITQVYGFYDECLRKYGSVTVWRYCTEIFDYLSLSAIIDGKIFCVHGGLSPSIQTLDQIRTIDRKQEVPHDGPMCDLLWSDPEDTTGWGVSPRGAGYLFGSDVVAQFNAANDIDMICRAHQLVMEGYKWHFNETVLTVWSAPNYCYRCGNVAAILELDEHLQKDFIIFEAAPQETRGIPSKKPVADYFL; this comes from the exons ATGGGAGACTTTGTGGACCGTGGTTTCTACAGTGTTGaaaccttcctcctcctgctggcTCTTAAG GTTCGATATCCTGACCGAATCACTTTGATCCGGGGCAATCATGAGAGTCGCCAGATTACCCAGGTCTATGGGTTCTATGATGAGTGCTTACGGAAATATGGTTCAGTGACTGTATGGCGCTACTGTACTGAGATCTTTGACTACCTCAGCCTGTCTGCCATCATTGATGGCAAG ATCTTCTGTGTGCATGGAGGTCTTTCCCCTTCTATCCAGACCTTGGACCAGATCCGGACAATTGACCGAAAGCAAGAGGTACCCCATGATGGACCCATGTGTGACCTCCTGTGGTCTGACCCTGAAG ACACAACAGGCTGGGGAGTGAGCCCCCGTGGGGCAGGCTACCTGTTTGGCAGTGATGTGGTCGCCCAGTTCAATGCAGCCAACGACATTGATATGATCTGCCGTGCCCACCAATTGGTGATGGAAGGTTACAAGTGGCACTTCAATGAGACGGTGCTTACTGTGTGGTCAGCGCCTAATTACTGCTACCG CTGTGGGAATGTGGCAGCCATCTTAGAACTGGATGAGCACCTCCAGAAAGATTTCATCATCTTCGAGGCTGCACCCCAAGAGACACGTGGCATCCCCTCCAAAAAGCCAGTGGCTGACTATTTCCTGTGA
- the Aldoa gene encoding fructose-bisphosphate aldolase A, with protein MPHPYPALTPEQKKELADIAHRIVAPGKGILAADESTGSIAKRLQSIGTENTEENRRFYRQLLLTADDRVNPCIGGVILFHETLYQKADDGRPFPQVIKSKGGVVGIKVDKGVVPLAGTNGETTTQGLDGLSERCAQYKKDGADFAKWRCVLKIGEHTPSSLAIMENANVLARYASICQQNGIVPIVEPEILPDGDHDLKRCQYVTEKVLAAVYKALSDHHVYLEGTLLKPNMVTPGHACTQKFSNEEIAMATVTALRRTVPPAVPGVTFLSGGQSEEEASINLNAINKCPLLKPWALTFSYGRALQASALKAWGGKKENLKAAQEEYIKRALANSLACQGKYTPSGQSGAAASESLFISNHAY; from the exons ATGCCCCACCCATACCCAGCACTGACCCCGGAGCAGAAGAAGGAGCTGGCTGACATCGCTCACCGAATTGTAGCTCCGGGCAAGGGCATCCTGGCTGCAGACGAGTCCACTG GAAGCATTGCCAAGCGCCTGCAGTCCATTGGCACCGAGAACACCGAGGAGAACAGGCGCTTCTACCGCCAACTGCTGCTGACTGCCGATGACCGTGTGAATCCCTGCATTGGAGGGGTGATCCTTTTCCACGAGACACTGTACCAGAAGGCAGATGATGGCCGTCCCTTCCCCCAAGTTATCAAGTCCAAGGGTGGTGTTGTGGGCATTAAG GTAGATAAGGGTGTAGTGCCCCTGGCTGGAACCAATGGCGAGACCACTACTCAAG GGCTGGACGGGCTGTCTGAGCGCTGTGCCCAGTATAAGAAGGATGGAGCCGACTTTGCCAAGTGGCGCTGTGTGCTAAAGATTGGGGAGCATACTCCCTCGTCCCTCGCCATCATGGAAAATGCCAATGTTCTGGCCCGTTACGCCAGCATCTGCCAGCAG AATGGCATTGTACCCATTGTGGAGCCTGAAATTCTCCCTGATGGGGACCATGACTTGAAGCGCTGCCAGTATGTAACTGAGAAG GTACTGGCAGCTGTCTACAAGGCTCTGAGTGACCACCATGTCTATCTGGAAGGCACACTGCTGAAGCCCAACATGGTCACCCCTGGCCATGCTTGCACCCAGAAATTTTCCAATGAGGAAATTGCCATGGCAACCGTCACAGCACTTCGTCGAACAGTGCCCCCTGCCGTCCCTG GGGTCACTTTCCTGTCTGGAGGGCAGAGTGAGGAAGAGGCATCCATCAACCTCAATGCTATCAACAAGTGTCCCCTGCTGAAGCCATGGGCCTTGACTTTCTCCTATGGCCGAGCCCTGCAGGCCTCTGCTCTAAAGGCTTGGGGTGGGAAGAAGGAGAACCTGAAGGCAGCCCAGGAGGAGTACATCAAGCGAGCCCTG gCCAACAGCCTCGCTTGTCAAGGAAAGTACACTCCAAGTGGCCAGTCTGGAGCCGCAGCCAGTGAATCTCTCTTCATCTCTAACCATGCCTACTAA
- the LOC103691235 gene encoding uncharacterized LOC103691235 has protein sequence MTSPGPWNPAPASISSPTLLLPTPAIVFIAVGIYLVLLGLVLLTRHCLLAQGCCTDCSSPCRKQGASETQDCCWSCAEACDFPLPSPGHYLDACCPHPSEAGWAPRCPRCCPLCDCACACQLPDCQSLNCLCFEIKLR, from the exons ACCTCCCCTGGCCCGTGGAATCCAGCCCCAGCTTCCATCAGCAGCCCTACCTTGTTGCTTCCCACCCCTGCTATCGTCTTCATCGCTGTGGGCATCTATTTGGTGCTGCTGGGCCTGGTGCTGCTGACTAGGCACTGTCTACTG GCCCAGGGCTGCTGCACAGACTGCAGCTCCCCTTGCAGGAAACAAGGTGCCTCAGAGACCCAAGACTGTTGCTGGAGCTGTGCAGAAGCTTGTGACTTCCCTCTGCCCAGTCCGGGCCACTACCTGGACGCCTGCTGCCCTCATCCCAGTGAAGCT gGTTGGGCCCCTCGATGCCCTCGATGCTGCCCATTGTGTGACTGTGCCTGTGCCTGCCAGCTCCCAGACTGCCAGAGCCTCAACTGCCTCTGTTTTGAGATCAAGCTCAGATGA